A single genomic interval of Flavobacterium sp. N2820 harbors:
- a CDS encoding ABC transporter permease — protein MKTILFIIQKEFKQIFRNKSMLQLIFILPILQLLILSNAATFDVKNIAITFVDNDQSRESRDLINSFKSSTYFKVTEPYFSEKEAIQEMQKGKTDIIVNIPIHFNRNLQKDQKTSILVSINAIDAATAGVENVYVTQIINTYNQNIQMQSNYFSGNKEIPQNIMVIPSFWYNKTLNYKTFMVPGILVLLVTMLTLFLSSMNIVREKELGTLEQINVTPIKKYQFIIGKLFPFWVLGLVILTVGLVISKVVFNVPMLGNIFLVYGFTSVYLLLILGFGLYISNHTETQQQAMFIAWFFMVIFILMSGLFTPIESMPKWAQSVTLLNPIRYFVEFIRMVLLKGAGLKEVLPNLAVILIFAILINGLAVWSYKKTN, from the coding sequence ATGAAAACAATATTATTCATCATACAAAAAGAATTCAAGCAAATTTTTAGAAATAAAAGCATGCTTCAACTTATATTTATATTACCCATTTTGCAATTATTGATTTTGTCAAATGCAGCTACATTCGATGTTAAAAATATTGCGATAACCTTTGTTGACAATGACCAAAGTCGGGAATCAAGAGATTTAATAAATTCGTTTAAATCCTCAACCTATTTTAAAGTTACAGAACCCTATTTTTCTGAAAAAGAAGCTATCCAAGAAATGCAAAAAGGAAAAACCGACATTATTGTAAATATTCCAATTCACTTCAATCGTAACCTTCAAAAAGACCAAAAAACAAGCATTTTAGTTAGTATTAATGCTATAGACGCAGCAACAGCGGGTGTTGAAAATGTATATGTAACACAAATTATAAATACATACAATCAAAACATTCAAATGCAGTCCAACTATTTTTCAGGAAACAAAGAAATACCTCAAAATATTATGGTTATACCGTCTTTTTGGTACAACAAAACCTTAAACTACAAAACCTTTATGGTTCCTGGCATCTTGGTTTTATTGGTTACCATGCTTACTTTATTTCTGTCATCAATGAATATAGTTAGAGAAAAAGAGTTAGGTACATTAGAACAAATAAATGTAACGCCCATAAAAAAGTATCAGTTTATTATTGGAAAATTATTTCCGTTTTGGGTGCTTGGATTAGTGATTTTGACCGTGGGTTTAGTAATATCCAAAGTTGTTTTTAATGTTCCTATGCTAGGTAATATTTTCCTTGTTTATGGATTTACATCAGTGTATTTGCTATTAATTTTAGGATTCGGACTATACATATCTAATCATACCGAAACCCAACAACAAGCTATGTTTATTGCTTGGTTCTTTATGGTAATTTTCATATTAATGAGTGGTTTATTTACACCTATCGAAAGTATGCCAAAATGGGCGCAAAGCGTAACATTGTTAAATCCTATTCGTTACTTCGTTGAGTTTATACGAATGGTTTTATTAAAAGGTGCTGGTCTTAAAGAAGTACTACCTAATTTAGCAGTAATTTTAATTTTTGCAATATTAATTAATGGTTTAGCTGTCTGGAGCTACAAGAAAACGAATTGA
- a CDS encoding ABC transporter permease, translating to MKRFIGFVKKEFYHIFRDKRSLFILFGMPIAQILLFGFAITNEINNVDIAILDQSNDIETQKIIYKIKASPYFNVENQIEKESDIESEFKKGKIKAVLIFEPNFSKNLETKKVAVVQAITDATEPNVANTIANYTSAIIQNYQSQKKQSNSNQVKVEVQSRMFYNPELKSVFNFVPGVMTVILMLVSAMMTSISITREKELGTMEILLVSPLKPFQVIIGKVFPYIFLSIINAIVILTLGYFVFKMPINGSIFLLAFESILFIISALSLGILISTVSNSQQTAMMLSLMGLMLPVIILSGFIFPINSMPLPMQVISNIIPAKWFIIIVKAIMLKGVGIQYIWKETLILIGMTVFFITLSIKKYKIRLE from the coding sequence ATGAAAAGATTTATCGGATTTGTAAAAAAAGAATTCTACCATATTTTCAGAGATAAACGTTCTTTGTTTATTCTGTTTGGTATGCCGATTGCCCAAATTTTATTGTTTGGTTTTGCCATAACAAATGAAATTAACAATGTTGACATTGCCATTTTAGACCAATCAAATGATATAGAAACACAAAAAATTATCTATAAAATAAAAGCATCACCTTATTTTAATGTTGAAAACCAAATTGAAAAAGAAAGCGACATAGAATCAGAATTTAAAAAAGGAAAAATCAAGGCAGTTCTTATTTTCGAACCAAATTTTAGTAAAAATCTAGAAACCAAAAAAGTAGCAGTAGTTCAAGCAATTACCGATGCAACCGAACCTAATGTTGCCAACACAATAGCAAATTATACCTCAGCAATTATACAAAATTATCAATCGCAAAAAAAACAATCCAATAGTAATCAGGTAAAGGTTGAAGTACAATCGAGAATGTTTTATAATCCTGAACTCAAAAGTGTTTTTAATTTTGTCCCGGGTGTAATGACCGTTATTCTAATGCTTGTTTCAGCTATGATGACCTCTATTTCTATCACACGAGAAAAAGAATTAGGCACTATGGAGATTCTTTTAGTTTCTCCATTAAAACCATTTCAAGTAATTATTGGAAAAGTATTTCCTTATATTTTTCTTTCCATAATCAATGCAATCGTAATATTAACATTAGGCTATTTTGTATTCAAAATGCCTATAAATGGAAGTATCTTTTTGTTAGCTTTTGAAAGTATATTATTTATCATTTCTGCTCTTTCATTGGGGATATTAATTTCTACCGTTTCTAATTCTCAACAAACCGCAATGATGTTATCATTAATGGGTTTGATGCTACCAGTAATTATTCTATCAGGATTTATATTTCCAATAAATAGTATGCCTTTACCCATGCAAGTAATCAGTAACATCATACCTGCAAAATGGTTCATTATTATTGTAAAAGCCATTATGCTCAAAGGTGTCGGAATTCAATATATATGGAAAGAAACCCTTATATTAATAGGGATGACTGTGTTTTTTATAACATTGAGCATCAAAAAATATAAAATTAGACTAGAATAA
- a CDS encoding ABC transporter ATP-binding protein has translation MEREKIISVKNLTKEFGHFTAVKGITFDVYKGEIFGFLGANGAGKTTAMKMLIGISNPTSGEANVAGFDVHTQADMVKKSIGYMSQKFSMYDDLTIKENITFFGGIYGLSRIQIKQKIAQLIEELELQEVANNLVGSLPLGWKQKLSFSVALLHEPKIVFLDEPTGGVDPITRRQFWEMIYRQAYKGTTIFVTTHYMDEAEYCDRVSIMVDGSIEALDTPKNLKQQFKVDSMNDVFLKLARNIE, from the coding sequence ATGGAACGAGAAAAAATAATATCTGTAAAAAATTTAACGAAAGAGTTTGGTCATTTTACTGCTGTAAAAGGCATTACATTTGATGTTTATAAAGGAGAAATTTTTGGTTTTTTAGGAGCTAATGGAGCAGGAAAAACAACAGCAATGAAAATGCTGATTGGCATTTCAAATCCTACTTCAGGAGAAGCTAATGTCGCAGGTTTTGATGTTCACACACAAGCCGATATGGTAAAAAAAAGTATTGGCTATATGAGCCAAAAATTCTCAATGTATGATGATTTAACTATTAAAGAAAACATTACTTTTTTTGGTGGAATTTATGGACTATCAAGAATACAAATCAAACAAAAAATCGCACAATTAATAGAAGAATTAGAACTTCAAGAAGTAGCAAATAATTTAGTAGGTTCGTTACCATTGGGTTGGAAACAAAAATTGTCGTTTTCAGTTGCATTACTGCACGAGCCAAAAATTGTTTTTCTCGATGAGCCAACAGGAGGCGTTGACCCAATAACCCGAAGACAATTTTGGGAAATGATTTATAGACAAGCTTATAAAGGTACTACCATTTTTGTAACCACACATTACATGGATGAAGCAGAATATTGTGACCGTGTTTCTATTATGGTTGATGGCTCTATTGAAGCTTTAGACACTCCAAAAAATTTAAAACAACAATTCAAAGTAGATTCTATGAATGATGTTTTTTTAAAATTAGCAAGGAATATAGAATAA
- a CDS encoding ABC transporter ATP-binding protein has product MSIAVNNISKSYKKLKAVENITFNVNEGELFGLIGPDGAGKTTIFRILTTLLVANEGSAEVAGYDVVKQLKEIRNSVGYMPGKFSLYQDLTVEENLHFFATIFGTTIEENYDLIKDIYIQIEPFKNRRAGALSGGMKQKLALCCALIHAPKVLFLDEPTTGVDPVSRKEFWIMLKRLQQKGITILVSTPYMDEASLCDRIALIQKGKILKIDTPGNIINNYEKVIYDVQAKNTHGLIHDLKNYPNQYSVYAFGEFVHYIDKNATFNPNDLQTFLKNKNHTDIIIKPATITIEDVFMDL; this is encoded by the coding sequence ATGAGTATTGCAGTAAACAACATATCAAAATCTTACAAAAAGTTAAAAGCAGTCGAAAACATTACTTTTAATGTAAATGAGGGAGAATTATTTGGTTTAATTGGACCTGATGGTGCAGGAAAAACAACTATTTTCAGAATACTAACTACGCTTTTAGTTGCTAATGAAGGAAGTGCAGAAGTCGCTGGATATGATGTAGTCAAACAACTCAAAGAAATCAGAAACTCTGTTGGCTATATGCCAGGAAAATTCTCGCTATATCAAGATTTAACTGTTGAAGAAAACTTACATTTTTTTGCCACTATTTTCGGAACCACAATTGAGGAAAATTATGATTTAATTAAAGACATATACATTCAAATTGAACCATTCAAAAACAGAAGAGCAGGTGCTCTTTCGGGCGGAATGAAACAAAAATTAGCATTATGTTGTGCGTTAATTCATGCTCCAAAAGTATTATTTCTTGACGAACCAACTACAGGAGTTGATCCCGTTTCTCGAAAAGAATTTTGGATAATGCTAAAAAGATTACAACAAAAAGGCATCACAATATTAGTTTCGACACCCTATATGGATGAAGCTTCTCTTTGCGATAGAATTGCATTAATTCAAAAAGGCAAAATTTTAAAAATAGATACACCTGGAAATATCATTAACAACTACGAAAAAGTAATTTATGATGTACAAGCAAAAAACACACACGGATTGATTCACGATTTAAAAAATTATCCTAATCAATACAGTGTTTATGCTTTTGGTGAGTTTGTACATTACATAGATAAAAATGCAACTTTCAATCCAAACGATCTACAAACCTTTTTGAAAAATAAAAATCATACGGATATAATTATTAAACCAGCTACAATAACCATTGAAGACGTTTTCATGGACTTATAA
- a CDS encoding formyltransferase family protein: MKKLRVFISGQKYFGEQVFSLCQSLDFIEIVGVCAPLDDKYIGKTARKFNIPVVPAGALNADTMPNNVDIGITAHSFDYIGVRTRYKPNIGWIGYHPSLLPRHRGRSSIEWAIKMRDAITGGTVFWLNAGIDRGDIAYQEICFIDPKMYAMDTKKAAKLLWEHELQDLGLKLIRQALIDISNGVIIKKPQRKEFSTFEPSTDVKDIFKPDLLMLEQYASDSK, encoded by the coding sequence ATGAAAAAATTAAGAGTTTTTATAAGTGGTCAAAAGTATTTTGGAGAGCAAGTGTTTAGCTTGTGCCAAAGCCTTGACTTTATCGAAATTGTAGGAGTTTGCGCTCCGCTCGATGATAAGTACATCGGTAAAACCGCAAGAAAGTTTAATATTCCAGTTGTGCCTGCGGGCGCATTAAACGCCGATACAATGCCCAATAATGTAGATATTGGTATTACGGCGCACTCATTTGATTATATCGGCGTACGCACAAGATATAAGCCTAATATTGGTTGGATAGGTTATCACCCGAGTTTGTTACCACGTCATCGTGGGCGTTCGTCTATTGAATGGGCTATCAAAATGCGGGATGCAATTACAGGCGGAACAGTGTTTTGGTTAAATGCTGGAATTGATCGAGGTGATATTGCATATCAGGAGATTTGCTTCATAGATCCGAAAATGTACGCAATGGACACAAAGAAGGCAGCAAAGTTGTTGTGGGAGCATGAGCTTCAGGACTTAGGATTAAAGTTGATTCGACAGGCGCTGATTGATATAAGTAACGGAGTTATTATAAAGAAGCCACAGCGTAAGGAGTTTAGCACCTTTGAGCCAAGCACTGACGTCAAGGATATATTTAAGCCAGACTTATTGATGTTGGAGCAATATGCATCTGATAGCAAATAA
- a CDS encoding GNAT family N-acetyltransferase, which translates to MKKKIELGNRPEIKIDIWKVNGTYWKYFKEHYYLDLPHPPAAEYFVGVVNGELVAHVAVCPLFTAKAYRATRLVVMPEWQGAGVGTAFLNEVMQYHLEGNGRCGHKFPTFFHTSHPQLASYLRSAKVWIQTGAMLYGSNKTRSNASIVKTGKKGTITGCGYGGHFRAIQSFKYIGK; encoded by the coding sequence ATTAAAAAAAAAATTGAACTCGGCAACCGACCAGAGATTAAAATCGACATTTGGAAGGTCAACGGAACTTACTGGAAGTATTTTAAAGAGCATTACTATTTAGACCTACCACATCCGCCTGCAGCCGAATACTTTGTTGGAGTTGTAAACGGGGAACTTGTGGCACACGTTGCTGTTTGTCCTTTGTTTACGGCTAAGGCTTACAGGGCAACTCGTTTAGTTGTTATGCCCGAGTGGCAAGGTGCTGGAGTTGGAACCGCATTTTTAAATGAGGTTATGCAATACCATTTAGAAGGTAACGGCAGATGCGGGCATAAGTTCCCGACGTTCTTTCACACTAGCCACCCGCAATTAGCATCTTATTTAAGAAGTGCAAAAGTTTGGATACAAACAGGCGCAATGCTATATGGCTCTAATAAAACAAGAAGCAACGCTAGTATCGTTAAGACTGGGAAAAAGGGAACTATTACAGGCTGTGGATATGGCGGACATTTTAGAGCTATTCAAAGTTTTAAATATATAGGAAAATGA